One Actinopolymorpha sp. NPDC004070 DNA segment encodes these proteins:
- a CDS encoding tyrosine-type recombinase/integrase codes for MRWTVARTQRRSTFATRALAESFRADLLSAARRGEAFDLQTGLPISLSVQEDADVSWYEHACAYVDMKWARAAGNSRRSIADALATVTPALLADGSTPPNRKLLRKALYAWAFNTSARKAGGPPEDCVGITRWLERHTLPMSSLDDPVVIRRALDTLASKQDGTPTAANTFARKRAIFFNALEYAVERDHLPTNPLRRVKWTAPKVADAVDPRILVDRRRAEAILAAAEDLPTAMGPRMVAFYACIYYAAMRPAEVADLRASDIKLPPLVRSNEEDREIESGEWGELLLSHSSPALSTAWTEAGTRRESRQLKHRAKQDVRPVPCHPRLVELLRRHLDEFGTAPDGRLFRSRYHNRPLSESTVWQVWHKARAAALSPQEAASALARRPYDLRHACVTTWLNAGVDPAQVAEWAGHSVAVLLRVYVRCIAGRDEVAKQRIERALQKESNS; via the coding sequence GTGCGGTGGACGGTCGCCAGGACGCAACGACGTTCAACCTTCGCTACGAGAGCGCTGGCGGAAAGCTTCCGCGCAGACCTCCTCAGCGCCGCCCGGCGAGGTGAGGCCTTCGACCTCCAGACCGGACTACCCATCTCGCTATCCGTCCAAGAAGACGCCGACGTCAGCTGGTACGAGCACGCCTGCGCCTACGTCGACATGAAGTGGGCCCGCGCAGCCGGAAACTCGCGGCGCTCCATCGCCGACGCTTTGGCCACGGTGACGCCGGCCTTGCTCGCGGACGGCAGCACGCCTCCCAATCGCAAACTGTTGCGCAAGGCCCTCTATGCATGGGCTTTCAACACGTCCGCACGGAAGGCCGGCGGTCCACCTGAGGACTGCGTGGGCATCACTCGTTGGCTGGAACGCCACACGCTGCCAATGTCCAGCCTTGACGACCCCGTCGTCATACGTCGAGCCCTCGACACGCTGGCAAGCAAGCAGGACGGCACGCCTACCGCCGCGAACACGTTCGCGCGCAAGCGGGCGATCTTCTTCAACGCCCTGGAGTACGCGGTCGAACGCGACCATCTGCCCACGAACCCGCTTCGGCGGGTGAAGTGGACGGCTCCCAAGGTCGCCGACGCGGTAGACCCGCGGATCCTGGTCGACCGCAGACGGGCGGAAGCCATCCTCGCCGCTGCCGAAGATCTGCCCACCGCGATGGGCCCGCGCATGGTCGCCTTCTACGCCTGCATCTACTACGCCGCAATGAGGCCGGCCGAGGTAGCCGACCTTCGCGCATCGGACATCAAGCTGCCACCGCTGGTCCGGTCGAACGAGGAAGACCGGGAGATCGAGTCGGGAGAGTGGGGTGAGCTCCTGCTGAGCCACTCCTCACCCGCCCTCAGCACCGCGTGGACCGAGGCCGGCACTCGACGCGAGTCACGTCAGCTCAAGCACCGCGCCAAGCAGGACGTGCGCCCTGTGCCCTGCCACCCTCGGCTGGTCGAGCTGCTCCGCCGGCACCTGGACGAGTTCGGCACAGCTCCTGACGGTCGGCTCTTCCGTAGCCGGTACCACAACCGTCCGCTGTCGGAGAGCACCGTCTGGCAGGTCTGGCACAAGGCAAGGGCCGCAGCACTCTCCCCGCAAGAGGCTGCCTCCGCGCTCGCCCGCCGCCCCTACGACCTACGCCACGCGTGCGTGACCACCTGGCTCAACGCCGGCGTCGACCCCGCACAGGTCGCCGAATGGGCGGGCCACAGCGTCGCCGTCCTCCTCCGCGTCTATGTCCGCTGCATCGCTGGCCGCGACGAGGTAGCCAAACAGCGAATCGAACGCGCACTGCAGAAAGAGAGCAACAGTTAG
- a CDS encoding AAA family ATPase — protein sequence MGGRGLDLRFAERRKWFRQLERRSYATSLSVAKFTSSSGELLNLEFTPGLHVISGGNGAGKSTTLGALSRCLGVSTNRERDQFSLPSVPAWLAKLEVSGTHNDTQWSAAMDFVAPELVGDCPAPTFYVNPSSETEQILLQFKEDDSPGDLTEGVDPAPFSEDACQLVSYLLRRNYSSIETYEVTAYSEEDDPVPFFVVSSMGRTYDLMGMGRGELSAIYLVWRLNQIPAGSVVLLEEPESHLAVFSQDALVDTLVKIVIDQNLAVVASSHSPGFFERLPNGSVTMLSALPQPAISSGLSTAAVARHLGIPSRGETICLITEDRLAAEMLRAVLARFDEELLSHTMIWYANSGMSGVRRIADELKAVQGARHQVVGILDGDQRSVAGDKFGYLIGDGAPEVVIRGEFDNWRSGAIQNWSPLLPGGAENLIRALERADGSDGHDWFEAVAKECGGLQVFMSACLDLMCRNEELESQAAVLVSWIRSRHRVADV from the coding sequence GTGGGGGGCAGAGGGTTGGATTTGAGGTTTGCAGAGCGAAGGAAATGGTTCAGGCAGCTAGAGAGGAGAAGCTATGCGACCTCGCTGTCCGTGGCTAAGTTCACTTCTAGCTCCGGAGAATTGCTCAATTTAGAGTTTACGCCTGGACTGCACGTGATAAGTGGAGGGAATGGCGCGGGTAAGTCCACCACTCTGGGGGCTTTGTCGCGATGTCTAGGTGTGTCGACTAACCGCGAACGAGATCAGTTCAGTCTACCAAGTGTGCCCGCATGGCTAGCCAAACTGGAAGTCAGTGGAACGCATAACGACACTCAGTGGTCGGCTGCTATGGACTTTGTCGCGCCTGAGCTTGTGGGGGATTGTCCAGCACCGACCTTCTACGTGAATCCGTCATCGGAGACCGAGCAAATACTATTGCAGTTCAAGGAAGACGACTCCCCTGGGGATCTGACCGAGGGAGTCGATCCGGCGCCTTTCAGTGAGGATGCGTGCCAACTCGTGTCCTATCTGCTGCGGCGGAACTATAGTTCTATCGAAACCTACGAAGTTACCGCGTATAGCGAGGAAGATGATCCGGTCCCCTTTTTCGTGGTGTCGTCTATGGGTCGCACATACGATTTGATGGGAATGGGGAGAGGTGAACTCTCGGCGATCTACCTAGTGTGGCGTTTAAATCAGATCCCGGCTGGCTCGGTAGTCCTTTTAGAGGAGCCGGAAAGCCACTTAGCTGTATTTTCTCAGGATGCCCTAGTTGATACATTGGTGAAAATCGTAATAGATCAGAATCTTGCGGTCGTGGCTTCGAGTCATTCACCCGGTTTTTTCGAGCGGCTTCCGAATGGAAGCGTAACGATGCTTTCGGCTCTACCCCAGCCAGCGATCTCAAGCGGCCTGTCGACGGCTGCGGTAGCGAGACATCTAGGAATTCCTAGCCGCGGTGAGACCATTTGCCTGATCACAGAGGACCGGCTTGCTGCTGAAATGCTTCGGGCGGTCTTAGCGAGATTCGATGAGGAATTGCTGTCGCATACCATGATCTGGTATGCGAATTCAGGGATGTCAGGTGTTCGTCGCATCGCCGACGAGTTGAAGGCTGTCCAAGGTGCGCGCCATCAGGTTGTGGGGATTTTGGATGGCGACCAGAGGTCTGTCGCTGGCGATAAGTTTGGGTACCTCATTGGCGATGGGGCCCCAGAGGTAGTGATCAGAGGCGAGTTCGACAATTGGCGGTCCGGCGCAATCCAGAACTGGTCGCCTCTTCTCCCGGGCGGGGCGGAAAATTTGATAAGGGCTCTTGAGCGGGCGGACGGGTCCGATGGTCATGACTGGTTTGAAGCAGTGGCCAAGGAGTGCGGTGGTCTACAAGTCTTTATGTCGGCATGTCTCGACTTAATGTGTCGCAACGAAGAGTTGGAGAGTCAGGCTGCCGTCTTAGTCTCGTGGATTCGATCAAGGCATCGAGTTGCGGACGTGTAA
- a CDS encoding DUF262 domain-containing protein, with amino-acid sequence MRFNTSDPDLDTIVNRVRRKTIDLQPEFQRGEVWTISKKQRLIDSILRRWHVPPIHLVAKGGGRFDVLDGQQRLTAIRDFMDGIFPVDGRIEPQEDRLYELHGKKYSQLPEEVRDEFGTFSIRVFELGDYSPDEPHELFFRLNQPTNLTEAEKRNAFIGDPRNQVRELVDWASAEGLSTHRIGFSNARMAYDDLIARFMLTLEQRSLVEKVTAQRITNRYRTKSPFSPETIATAKNCLSYVLQLPMLDGQSERIKPNKATVHTWLCMAARANRIHKLEVLSPILSFSIEWIERARMARDSSHPLELSVPLRIFQDRATARVADVSSVVLRDLTAWMIFADLCPERLISELPMASLLLEARAHSEARDAEHRLSAFSQKSEWGAEGWI; translated from the coding sequence GTGCGTTTCAACACTAGTGATCCAGACTTGGATACCATCGTCAACCGGGTGCGAAGGAAGACTATCGATCTTCAGCCAGAATTTCAGAGGGGGGAAGTTTGGACAATTTCGAAGAAGCAGCGATTAATCGACAGCATCCTCCGGCGGTGGCACGTCCCCCCGATACACCTTGTCGCCAAGGGTGGCGGACGTTTTGATGTCCTCGACGGTCAGCAACGCCTCACCGCAATCCGAGACTTTATGGATGGGATCTTCCCTGTCGACGGGCGGATCGAACCGCAAGAGGACCGTCTGTACGAACTGCACGGCAAGAAGTATTCGCAACTCCCAGAGGAGGTGCGTGACGAATTCGGGACCTTCTCGATTCGTGTATTCGAACTCGGGGATTATTCACCTGATGAGCCGCACGAACTATTTTTCCGGTTGAATCAACCGACGAACCTTACAGAGGCTGAGAAACGCAACGCCTTCATCGGTGACCCACGTAACCAGGTGCGCGAATTGGTGGACTGGGCGTCTGCAGAAGGTCTGTCAACACATCGAATTGGTTTTTCGAATGCAAGAATGGCCTATGATGACCTCATAGCGCGTTTCATGCTAACGCTGGAGCAGCGGTCACTCGTTGAGAAGGTTACTGCGCAAAGGATTACAAATAGGTATCGAACTAAGTCGCCCTTCTCACCTGAGACCATCGCCACTGCGAAGAACTGCCTAAGCTACGTGCTGCAGCTTCCCATGCTTGACGGTCAAAGCGAGCGAATCAAGCCCAATAAGGCCACAGTCCATACTTGGCTCTGCATGGCAGCTCGTGCGAACCGGATACATAAACTTGAAGTGCTAAGTCCCATATTATCCTTTTCAATTGAGTGGATCGAGCGGGCGCGTATGGCCAGAGATTCCTCCCACCCGCTTGAGCTTTCAGTTCCACTACGGATCTTTCAAGACAGAGCTACTGCGCGGGTCGCGGATGTGTCGTCGGTTGTCCTTCGGGACCTGACGGCCTGGATGATCTTCGCCGATCTCTGTCCTGAGAGACTAATATCGGAGCTTCCAATGGCTTCGCTCTTACTTGAGGCCCGAGCTCACTCTGAGGCACGAGACGCCGAGCATCGCCTGTCTGCGTTCTCCCAGAAGTCAGAGTGGGGGGCAGAGGGTTGGATTTGA